The following nucleotide sequence is from Bos taurus isolate L1 Dominette 01449 registration number 42190680 breed Hereford chromosome 3, ARS-UCD2.0, whole genome shotgun sequence.
ACAGAGACACTCTTGAAATAGGATTTGGGTTGGGGCTGCAGAACTGGGCCAAGaccctcctgagaaacctgggaATCAAGATCTAGAAGGGCacagaaaggaaacaagaaagagtCCAAAGCGAAGACGGGGACAAACGTGGCGACAGAAATTTCAGGGAGGGAGACCAAAGGCTAGTACATGTCGTCTCCCTCCAGACTCACCATTGTCTTCTCTGGCTCTAGAGTGGGGGGTCACAGGCCACGTATCATCAAACTGTAGAAGAAGCCAAAGTAGGTCAAATGACACCTTTCAATCTGAAATCTGAAGGGCCCCAGAACCCAAACTATTTCCAAGTTCCAAAACCACTTTTTTTCAGGAGAAATGATCCCAGCAGAATGGCTTTCTTTACTCACTCCTCCTCCTTCCTACCTGATTCATGTATTTCTCTACCAAAAAGCATTCCTGAACTGACACTTTTCTGTCCTCCTTCAACATTTCTGCTTTCTCCAAGCATCGTCTACAGTAATTTTTAACAAAAAGCAGAACTCCCATTTCCTCCCAAAGAAAATCCTACACAAAGCTTAATATACAAAACAGACAAATACAACCCAAGTCTGTTAGATTCCAGCAAGGTTTCCAGTCCTTAAAGTCAGTGTCTCCACAGCTCCCACTTCAAGCCCAGATGTACTCACCCTATGAAAAGGTCTCTGGGGGCCCCAGTCTGGTGCTGGTTTGGAGGATTCAGATCTTGCATCACTTTCCAAGCCCCCACCAAAGATCTTGGGCTGGTGACTATCTGGATACTTAAGCATTGAGTCCCGAAGCGTCTGTCCTTCCTGCCGTCTCTCACCAGGTGTCTCTGACTCAGGACCTGGAAGTTCTGCAGAAAGGTGGCCGGTGGATGCTGGGAGTGGGAAAGGACTTGGGCTCTTTTAAATCTCCTTGAAATCATCAGCTTTCTCACACTTCCcaaccccccccgccccccccccgccacccccaacTACTCTCTGCAAGAAGAAACCACAGGTTCTTCCCCAGGAGCATCCACACACCAGGAGGGCGGGAAGGCAAGGTCCAGGCCCCCATCTCGCTGAAGATGTTATTGAAATCCCGTACTAGGTCATCAAAGCCGAAGTTATCGTGGAAACGCATTCCTCCTCctgggctgaagctgaagccaaaGCTAAATTCCTCGGGGGACTGGGGACCCTCAAACCTCGAGTTCCCACAGCCCCACGTGactccttcttcttcctcttcctcatcaTCTTCGTCTTCATCGCGAGTCATTCCTCCAAAAAAGGGATCTCTGTGGCTAGGGGTGGAGGCAGATTAGCCACCAAAATTTCAGCACTACTTAAACCATAACATCAGTTAACGCTCGACGAGTGGGACAAGAGTTGGGATCTGAGAGCCTGAAGTGAGGGTAGAGGACTGGCCATCGGGTTTGTTTTGCTTCATCAGTCAGTCCTCACCTcgtgccccgcccccgcccccaacgCTTCCCCGCGGCTTTTCTTAAGTGTTTCccagcccctccccgcccccaaggTCTTGCTCACTTGTCCTCTACCCCGGAGCCCCATTGTCTTCCCCACCCGGTCCCCTGTTGCATCACCCTAGATTGGAGAAAGGCTTAAGCGGCTGTTTGTTCTCTTAACGACCGCCCTGGTTACTGTCGGGGGCTGAGTGTTGAATGTTGACCTTCTTTTCCGCAGGAGTTGTAGGAGGGTAGAAAAGGATGTTTTTCCAAAAACAGGGTGTCAAGGGTCAAGCTCCCCTCAGAGTACTCCCACCCCTCCGTGTCTGGCCGGAACCCGTTCTCACCTCCGAGGTCCAGAAAAGCCGAAAAAGCCCCGAAAGAGGTCAAAAAGGCTCATTCCCATAGTGGGACTCGAACCTTTGAAGCCCACAGCAGGT
It contains:
- the HAX1 gene encoding HCLS1-associated protein X-1 isoform X1, whose amino-acid sequence is MGMSLFDLFRGFFGFSGPRSHRDPFFGGMTRDEDEDDEEEEEEGVTWGCGNSRFEGPQSPEEFSFGFSFSPGGGMRFHDNFGFDDLVRDFNNIFSEMGAWTLPSRPPASTGHLSAELPGPESETPGERRQEGQTLRDSMLKYPDSHQPKIFGGGLESDARSESSKPAPDWGPQRPFHRFDDTWPVTPHSRAREDNDLDSQVSQEGLGPVLQPQPKSYFKSVSVTKITKPDGTVEERRTVVDSEGRKETTVTHQEAGSSPRDGPESPTPPSLDDSSSILDLFLGRWFRSR
- the HAX1 gene encoding HCLS1-associated protein X-1 isoform X2; this translates as MTRDEDEDDEEEEEEGVTWGCGNSRFEGPQSPEEFSFGFSFSPGGGMRFHDNFGFDDLVRDFNNIFSEMGAWTLPSRPPASTGHLSAELPGPESETPGERRQEGQTLRDSMLKYPDSHQPKIFGGGLESDARSESSKPAPDWGPQRPFHRFDDTWPVTPHSRAREDNDLDSQVSQEGLGPVLQPQPKSYFKSVSVTKITKPDGTVEERRTVVDSEGRKETTVTHQEAGSSPRDGPESPTPPSLDDSSSILDLFLGRWFRSR
- the HAX1 gene encoding HCLS1-associated protein X-1, translated to MGMSLFDLFRGFFGFSGPRSHRDPFFGGMTRDEDEDDEEEEEEGVTWGCGNSRFEGPQSPEEFSFGFSFSPGGGMRFHDNFGFDDLVRDFNNIFSEMGAWTLPSRPPELPGPESETPGERRQEGQTLRDSMLKYPDSHQPKIFGGGLESDARSESSKPAPDWGPQRPFHRFDDTWPVTPHSRAREDNDLDSQVSQEGLGPVLQPQPKSYFKSVSVTKITKPDGTVEERRTVVDSEGRKETTVTHQEAGSSPRDGPESPTPPSLDDSSSILDLFLGRWFRSR